The proteins below come from a single Edaphobacter acidisoli genomic window:
- a CDS encoding glucose 1-dehydrogenase translates to MQNNSLNVLDLFRLDNQVALVTGSASGLGAAIAAALAQAGAAVACHGNRRPATETAAAIGSKAAAFRADLSSTNGAEDLFTQVTKKFGRIDILVNNAGTIIRHAAEEFPLEDWQQVLQVNLTSVFQLSQLAARDMIPRGHGKIVNIASLLSFQGGIRVPAYAASKGGVAQLTKALANEWAAKGIQVNAIAPGYFATTNTEALQADETRNRQILERIPAARWGQPQDLAGAALFLSSSASDYVTGTVLTVDGGWMGR, encoded by the coding sequence ATGCAAAACAATTCATTGAATGTTCTCGATCTCTTCCGTCTCGACAATCAAGTTGCTCTCGTCACCGGCTCCGCCAGCGGTCTAGGAGCGGCTATTGCAGCCGCGCTTGCACAGGCAGGGGCTGCCGTCGCATGTCATGGCAACCGCCGCCCGGCCACGGAGACTGCTGCGGCAATCGGCTCAAAAGCTGCGGCATTTCGCGCTGATCTTTCCTCCACAAATGGGGCCGAAGATCTCTTCACGCAAGTGACGAAAAAGTTTGGACGCATCGACATTCTGGTCAATAATGCCGGGACGATCATTCGTCATGCCGCTGAGGAGTTTCCGCTTGAAGACTGGCAGCAGGTGCTGCAGGTGAATCTCACCAGTGTCTTTCAGCTTTCGCAGCTTGCGGCGCGCGACATGATTCCGCGCGGGCACGGCAAGATCGTCAATATAGCTTCACTGCTCAGCTTTCAGGGTGGAATTCGCGTTCCGGCCTATGCCGCGAGCAAGGGCGGTGTGGCGCAACTAACGAAGGCGCTTGCGAATGAGTGGGCAGCCAAGGGTATTCAGGTGAATGCCATAGCGCCTGGCTACTTCGCCACCACCAACACCGAGGCGCTGCAGGCAGATGAGACGCGCAATCGCCAGATCCTCGAGCGCATTCCAGCGGCGCGCTGGGGACAGCCGCAAGATCTCGCGGGAGCTGCTCTGTTTCTCAGCTCATCGGCGAGCGATTACGTCACCGGCACAGTGCTGACCGTCGATGGAGGCTGGATGGGCCGCTAG
- a CDS encoding class I SAM-dependent methyltransferase, translating into MGSATIPTPQINEAKLHEFMMKAVGDMGAAMHAVLVVLGDRLGLYKAMGDSKPTTSAELASRTGTSERYVREWLNANAASGYVTYDPATKMYTLPPEQSLTLTKEDGPAFLPGAFQVISACFSDQGKIEDAFRTGKGIGWHEHHHDLFRGTERFFRPNYIANLTSSWIPSLSGVEQKLSSGAKVADIGCGLGASTILMAKAYPKSEFYGFDYHDGSIAMAREAAKREGIDDRVHFEVASAKSFPGKDYDFVAFFDCLHDMGDPKGAAAYVHSTMKPDGTWMIVEPFAEDATEANHNPIGRVFYSASTMLCVPASISQEVGAALGAQAGEKRIGEVVTSGGFKNFHRATQTPFNLVFEAQA; encoded by the coding sequence ATGGGCTCCGCAACGATTCCTACACCACAAATAAACGAAGCAAAACTCCACGAATTCATGATGAAGGCTGTCGGCGATATGGGCGCCGCCATGCACGCGGTTCTCGTAGTTCTCGGTGACAGGCTGGGACTCTACAAAGCGATGGGCGACAGCAAGCCAACCACCTCGGCCGAGCTTGCGTCGCGCACCGGAACCAGCGAGCGTTATGTTCGCGAGTGGCTGAATGCAAACGCAGCCAGTGGCTATGTGACGTACGATCCAGCAACGAAAATGTATACCCTGCCGCCCGAGCAGTCCCTGACGCTTACCAAGGAAGACGGCCCCGCCTTTCTTCCCGGAGCATTTCAAGTTATATCCGCCTGCTTCAGCGACCAAGGCAAGATTGAAGATGCGTTCAGGACGGGCAAGGGCATCGGCTGGCATGAACACCATCACGATCTCTTCCGTGGTACGGAGCGGTTTTTCCGCCCCAACTACATCGCAAACCTCACTTCAAGCTGGATTCCTTCGCTGAGCGGAGTGGAGCAGAAACTGAGTAGCGGAGCGAAGGTCGCCGATATCGGCTGTGGTCTCGGCGCTTCCACCATCCTGATGGCGAAGGCGTATCCAAAGTCGGAGTTTTATGGCTTCGACTATCACGACGGTTCAATCGCGATGGCCCGCGAAGCCGCAAAACGCGAAGGCATCGATGACCGCGTGCATTTCGAAGTGGCCTCGGCGAAGAGCTTCCCGGGCAAGGACTACGACTTCGTCGCCTTCTTCGATTGTTTGCACGATATGGGCGACCCGAAAGGCGCGGCAGCCTATGTTCACTCCACCATGAAACCAGATGGGACATGGATGATCGTCGAGCCGTTTGCCGAGGACGCAACGGAGGCAAACCATAACCCGATTGGCCGCGTCTTCTACTCGGCATCCACGATGCTCTGTGTGCCGGCGTCGATCTCGCAGGAGGTAGGCGCTGCACTTGGCGCGCAGGCTGGAGAAAAGCGCATCGGCGAAGTCGTGACTTCGGGCGGGTTCAAAAACTTCCATCGTGCTACGCAGACGCCGTTCAATCTGGTGTTTGAAGCGCAGGCTTAG
- the kduI gene encoding 5-dehydro-4-deoxy-D-glucuronate isomerase — protein sequence MRLYQMADPVRYELMNTDDLRETFLLEGFFQPGKIEFAYVDLDRTVIGSAVPVGEALTLETEPELRAEYFLERRELGVLNVGGAGSVVVDGTEYSLDKLDCLYVGRGSRSVTFSSKNSKAPANFYLLSYPAHKEYPTAMVKFADMKGLELGSVETCNKRTIYKAIYKEGIKSCQLVMGFTLLATGCNWNTMPAHTHMRRSEVYFYFDVDPTHRVFHLMGPPDATSHLVVADKEVVVSPGWSIHAGVGTKNYGFCWGMGGENQAYDDMDGVAIAELR from the coding sequence ATGCGGCTTTACCAGATGGCAGACCCGGTCCGCTACGAGTTGATGAATACCGATGATCTGCGCGAAACATTCCTGCTCGAAGGCTTCTTCCAGCCCGGAAAAATCGAGTTTGCCTATGTGGATCTCGACCGCACAGTCATCGGTTCAGCAGTGCCTGTCGGTGAAGCACTCACGCTCGAAACAGAGCCGGAGCTGCGCGCAGAGTACTTCCTCGAACGTCGCGAACTTGGTGTGCTCAACGTCGGTGGCGCGGGCTCCGTTGTGGTGGACGGCACGGAGTATTCGCTCGACAAGCTCGATTGTCTCTACGTGGGGCGCGGCAGCAGGTCGGTCACGTTTTCGAGCAAGAACAGCAAGGCACCTGCGAACTTCTATCTGCTGAGCTATCCGGCGCACAAGGAATACCCCACCGCGATGGTGAAGTTCGCCGACATGAAGGGTCTCGAACTTGGTAGCGTCGAGACCTGCAACAAGCGCACGATCTACAAGGCCATCTACAAGGAAGGCATCAAGAGCTGCCAGCTTGTGATGGGCTTCACGCTGCTGGCCACAGGTTGCAACTGGAACACGATGCCCGCGCACACGCACATGCGTCGCAGCGAGGTCTACTTCTACTTCGACGTGGACCCCACGCACCGCGTGTTCCACCTGATGGGGCCTCCCGACGCAACCAGCCATCTCGTCGTTGCTGATAAGGAAGTCGTTGTCTCGCCCGGCTGGTCGATCCACGCCGGCGTAGGCACGAAGAACTACGGCTTCTGCTGGGGCATGGGCGGAGAAAACCAAGCGTACGACGATATGGATGGCGTGGCCATCGCGGAGTTGCGATAG
- a CDS encoding sugar kinase produces MSENKLVLRKKEECKWDLVSLGEVMLRLDPGDVRVATARQFTAWEGGGEYNVARGLRRCFGMKTAIVTALADNPVGRLLEDLMLQGGVDLSHLMWTKYDGVGRTVRNGLNFTERGFGVRAALGCSDRGHTAVSQLKPGQIDWDEIFGKEGSRWLHTGGIFCALSESTPEVAKEAMVAARKHGVIISYDLNYRDSLWKAIGGKARATEVNRELAKYVDVMIGNEEDFTAALGFEIEGVGDDLGELDSANFRKMIEKAVATYPNFKAVATTLRHAKTASVNDWGAVCYYEGKFHEARPMPNLEIFDRVGGGDSFASGLIYGFLNDKGADWAVNCGCAHGALAMTTPGDTTMATFDEVQRIMKGGGARVQR; encoded by the coding sequence GTGAGCGAGAACAAGCTGGTATTGCGCAAGAAAGAAGAGTGCAAGTGGGACTTGGTCAGCCTGGGCGAAGTCATGTTGCGCCTCGATCCCGGTGATGTGCGCGTTGCCACGGCGCGACAGTTCACCGCGTGGGAAGGTGGCGGCGAATATAACGTTGCCCGTGGCTTGCGTCGCTGCTTCGGCATGAAGACGGCAATCGTGACCGCGCTCGCTGACAATCCCGTAGGTCGTTTGCTTGAAGATCTGATGCTGCAGGGCGGCGTCGATCTCTCGCACCTCATGTGGACAAAGTACGACGGCGTAGGCCGCACCGTGCGCAATGGGCTGAACTTCACGGAGCGCGGCTTCGGAGTGCGCGCGGCGCTGGGATGCTCGGACCGTGGCCACACCGCGGTCAGCCAGTTGAAACCCGGCCAGATCGACTGGGACGAGATCTTCGGCAAAGAAGGCTCGCGTTGGCTACACACCGGCGGCATCTTCTGCGCACTGAGCGAGTCCACGCCCGAGGTGGCGAAGGAGGCGATGGTGGCTGCCCGCAAGCACGGCGTCATCATCAGCTACGACCTCAACTACCGCGACTCGCTGTGGAAGGCCATCGGCGGCAAGGCGCGCGCCACCGAGGTGAACCGCGAGCTGGCGAAGTATGTCGACGTGATGATCGGTAATGAAGAGGACTTCACCGCCGCGCTCGGCTTTGAGATCGAAGGCGTCGGAGACGACCTCGGCGAACTCGACTCGGCCAACTTCCGCAAGATGATTGAGAAGGCAGTCGCTACCTATCCGAATTTCAAAGCCGTAGCCACAACGTTGCGCCATGCGAAGACGGCAAGCGTGAACGATTGGGGCGCGGTCTGCTACTACGAGGGCAAGTTCCACGAGGCGCGGCCGATGCCAAATCTGGAAATATTCGATCGCGTCGGCGGCGGCGATTCGTTCGCATCTGGGCTCATCTATGGATTCCTCAATGACAAGGGCGCGGATTGGGCCGTCAACTGCGGCTGCGCTCACGGTGCGCTGGCAATGACGACGCCCGGCGATACTACCATGGCCACCTTCGACGAAGTGCAGCGCATCATGAAGGGCGGCGGCGCCCGCGTGCAGCGCTAG
- a CDS encoding bifunctional 4-hydroxy-2-oxoglutarate aldolase/2-dehydro-3-deoxy-phosphogluconate aldolase, whose protein sequence is MEKIAVLKSLRETGLVPVLRAESVDKALALAEAIAAGGVNVLEVTMTVPGAIQVMRTLAQKRPDILIGAGTVLDAETARMCILEGAQFVVSPALNLGTIEMCHRYSIAVLPGALTPTEIVTAWQAGADVVKVFPASAMGGAKYLTALKGPLPQVEMIPTGGVSLATAAEFLAAGAFALGVGSDLVNAKAMAEGKPEVVTDSAKKYLAIVKEFRAKKI, encoded by the coding sequence ATGGAGAAGATTGCAGTACTGAAGTCTCTGCGGGAGACCGGCCTGGTTCCGGTCCTGCGGGCGGAGTCGGTAGACAAAGCGCTGGCGCTAGCAGAGGCTATCGCCGCCGGTGGCGTGAACGTGCTCGAAGTTACGATGACCGTTCCTGGCGCGATCCAGGTCATGCGCACGCTTGCGCAGAAGCGGCCAGACATTCTCATCGGCGCAGGCACCGTGCTCGATGCCGAGACCGCTCGCATGTGCATCCTCGAAGGCGCGCAGTTTGTCGTCAGCCCCGCGCTCAATCTCGGCACCATCGAGATGTGCCATCGTTACTCCATTGCAGTGCTGCCCGGCGCGCTCACGCCAACCGAAATTGTTACCGCATGGCAAGCTGGCGCTGATGTCGTCAAGGTCTTTCCCGCAAGCGCAATGGGCGGCGCAAAATATCTGACCGCGCTCAAAGGCCCGCTGCCGCAGGTGGAGATGATTCCCACCGGAGGTGTTTCACTCGCAACCGCCGCGGAGTTTCTCGCGGCGGGAGCGTTCGCCCTCGGCGTAGGCTCCGACCTGGTGAACGCCAAAGCGATGGCCGAAGGCAAACCTGAGGT